Proteins found in one Mytilus edulis chromosome 2, xbMytEdul2.2, whole genome shotgun sequence genomic segment:
- the LOC139513476 gene encoding cyclin-dependent kinase 5 activator 1-like: MGTVLSFSPRPRKPLYEEVNLNNYQYELLNNTKNSSNPRDKSYRKHSIFLGGLSWKKFSVSNGKKKDKNFQRFSNATIVPGKIDNNFNIENVDINKNIPKSISSYNIKSEKLDEKKNVEKKSVKKIDKATSPKRTVIQASTSELLKCLGEFLRKKCKRLRNFESHSAIVWLRTVDRSLLLQGWQDVAFINPANVVFLYMLVKDSMYNDIDSEHELQALVLTCLYLSYSYMGNEISYPLKPFLVEENRDKFWDRTLVIINRQSANMLRLNSDPSFFTEVFTELKAYSPCI, encoded by the coding sequence ATGGGGACTGTTTTATCATTTTCGCCACGACCAAGGAAGCCATTGTATGAGGAGGTAAATTTAAATAACTACCAATACGAACTTTTAAACAACACTAAAAATTCATCAAATCCGAGGGACAAGAGTTACAGGAAACATTCTATATTTCTTGGAGGATTAAGTTGGAAGAAATTCTCTGTTAGTAATGGAAAGAAGAAAGACAAAAACTTTCAGCGGTTTTCAAACGCCACCATTGTACCAGGAAAAATTGACAACAATTTTAACATCGAGAATgtagatataaacaaaaatataccaaagtcaaTTTCCAGTTATAACATTAAGTCAGAAAAGCtagatgaaaagaaaaatgtgGAAAAGAAATCAGTCAAAAAGATCGACAAAGCCACCAGCCCTAAACGGACAGTAATCCAAGCCAGTACTTCAGAATTATTGAAATGTTTAGGAGAATTTCTGAGAAAGAAGTGTAAGCGTCTACGAAATTTCGAAAGTCACAGTGCTATTGTATGGCTGCGGACAGTAGACAGATCTTTACTTCTACAAGGATGGCAGGACGTAGCGTTTATCAATCCAGCGAACGTAGTGTTTCTGTACATGCTGGTAAAAGACTCAATGTATAACGATATAGATTCAGAACATGAACTCCAGGCTCTTGTTTTAACTTGCCTATATCTTTCATATTCTTACATGGGAAACGAAATAAGCTATCCACTTAAGCCATTTCTCGTTGAAGAAAACAGAGACAAATTTTGGGACCGCACTTTAGTTATCATTAACCGACAAAGTGCTAACATGTTGCGTTTAAACAGTGATCCTAGTTTCTTTACGGAGGTATTCACAGAACTCAAAGCCTACTCGCCTTGTATATGA